The following proteins are encoded in a genomic region of Panthera leo isolate Ple1 chromosome F2, P.leo_Ple1_pat1.1, whole genome shotgun sequence:
- the TTPA gene encoding alpha-tocopherol transfer protein produces the protein MAETRPGPERGLQLSALPDQSPLLQPALAELRRQARAAGAPPTPLPLTDSFLLRFLRARDFDLDLAWRLLKNYYKWRAECPEISADLRPRSILGLLKAGYLGVLRARDPTGSKVLIYRIAHWDPKVFTAYDVFRVSLITSELIVEEVETQRNGIKAVFDLEGWQFSHAFQITPSVAKKIAAVLTDSFPLKVRGIHLINEPIIFHAVFSMIKPFLTEKIKERIHMHGNNYKQSLLQHFPDILPLEYGGTEFSMEDICQEWTNFIMKSENYLSSISQINQ, from the exons ATGGCAGAGACGCGGCCGGGGCCGGAGCGGGGGCTGCAGCTCAGCGCGCTGCCGGACCAGTCCCCGCTGTTGCAACCCGCCCTGGCCGAGCTGCGGCGCCAGGCCCGGGCGGCCGGCGCTCCGCCGACGCCGCTGCCCCTCACCGATTCCTTCCTGCTGCGGTTCCTGCGCGCCCGGGACTTCGACCTCGACCTGGCCTGGCGG ttACTGAAAAACTATTATAAGTGGAGGGCAGAATGTCCAGAAATAAGTGCCGATCTACGCCCTAGAAGTATCCTTGGCCTTCTGAAGGCCGGTTACCTTGGAGTTCTGAGAGCCAGAGATCCCACTGGCAGCAAAGTTCTTATTTACAGAATCG cacaTTGGGACCCAAAAGTTTTCACAGCTTATGATGTTTTCCGTGTAAGTCTAATCACATCCGAGCTTATTGTAGAGGAGGTAGAAACCCAACGGAATGGTATCAAAGCTGTCTTTGATCTAGAAGGCTGGCAGTTTTCTCACGCTTTTCAAATTACCCCATCGGTAGCCAAGAAGATTGCTGCTGTTCTTACA gattCCTTTCCATTAAAAGTTCGCGGTATCCATTTGATAAATGAGCCAATAATTTTTCATGCTGTCTTTTCCATGATTAAACCATTCCTGACTGAAAAAATTAAGGAACGG ATTCATATGCATGGGAACAATTACAAACAAAGCTTACTTCAGCATTTCCCAGACATTCTTCCTCTGGAATATGGTGGTACAGAATTCTCCATGGAGGACATTTGTCAGGAGTGGACAAATTTTATAATGAAGTCTGAAAATTATCTCAGCAGCATTTCACAGATCAATCAATGA